A single region of the Candidatus Micrarchaeota archaeon genome encodes:
- a CDS encoding site-2 protease family protein, whose translation MRIWLYFTGEEVKEIVFSVLSIALALSLALSGDDIGSRLMPDPHTFAYNFALILLVIAPAFVLHEMAHKFVAIHYGCRARFKAWWFGIGLMFVFAIGMGFVFAAPGAVYIFAPYLTRRENGIISASGPLTNIALSIISLALLIGMITAGVTEGFWFQAAQFSTLINAFLAGFNMVPMYPLDGSKVMYWNIKVWLAILITALAILFITVPEAATFVLSLVVFGLLLQLLFSRTRILI comes from the coding sequence GTGAGGATTTGGTTGTATTTTACAGGTGAGGAGGTCAAAGAAATCGTGTTCTCGGTGTTATCGATAGCGTTAGCGTTATCCCTGGCGTTGAGCGGTGATGATATCGGATCCAGATTGATGCCGGACCCGCATACGTTTGCCTACAACTTTGCCCTTATCCTGCTCGTGATAGCACCCGCCTTCGTGTTACATGAGATGGCTCACAAATTTGTGGCGATACATTACGGATGCAGGGCTCGGTTCAAGGCATGGTGGTTCGGAATAGGACTGATGTTCGTGTTTGCGATAGGTATGGGGTTCGTGTTTGCGGCTCCGGGTGCCGTGTACATATTCGCTCCCTACCTGACCAGACGGGAGAACGGAATAATATCGGCAAGCGGTCCGCTCACGAACATAGCACTATCCATTATATCTCTGGCCTTATTAATCGGTATGATAACAGCCGGTGTTACGGAAGGGTTCTGGTTCCAAGCGGCACAGTTTTCAACGTTGATCAACGCGTTCCTTGCAGGGTTTAACATGGTCCCCATGTATCCGTTAGACGGTAGCAAAGTTATGTACTGGAACATCAAGGTATGGTTGGCGATACTGATCACAGCATTGGCGATACTGTTCATCACGGTGCCCGAGGCGGCAACGTTTGTATTGAGTTTAGTCGTGTTCGGTTTACTTCTGCAGCTCCTGTTCTCAAGAACCCGGATCCTTATATGA
- a CDS encoding Kae1-associated serine/threonine protein kinase codes for MTTQDMKIIGMGAEAIVYAGERFGLPVIVKHRIRKDYREPALDKRLRTERTRREVSLMVRAKKCNVLCPVIVDVEPYKIIMTELKGRMLHTVKRMKKEFVVEAARILARLHEKNIVHGDFTPANLMIVRRKGRRMLAVIDFGLGFFSQRVEDKAMDVLTMKKALDSGWPKRIRQNDEKGYLSLGELFVREYAKQSGQGSEIEDRVKLIESRVRYAER; via the coding sequence ATGACGACGCAAGACATGAAAATTATAGGTATGGGTGCCGAAGCGATCGTGTATGCAGGGGAACGGTTCGGGTTACCGGTCATCGTTAAACACAGAATTCGGAAGGATTACCGTGAACCTGCCCTTGATAAAAGGTTGAGAACGGAACGCACAAGACGCGAGGTATCGTTAATGGTACGGGCAAAGAAATGCAATGTCCTGTGCCCGGTGATCGTTGATGTTGAACCATACAAGATCATCATGACCGAATTGAAAGGTAGGATGTTGCATACGGTTAAACGGATGAAAAAGGAGTTCGTTGTTGAAGCCGCGCGAATACTCGCGCGGCTTCACGAAAAGAACATCGTACACGGCGATTTCACGCCCGCCAACTTGATGATAGTCAGAAGGAAAGGTCGGCGGATGTTAGCAGTGATAGACTTCGGGTTGGGATTCTTCTCCCAAAGGGTCGAAGACAAGGCGATGGATGTCCTGACCATGAAGAAGGCTCTTGACAGCGGTTGGCCGAAAAGAATCAGACAGAACGATGAAAAAGGGTACTTATCTTTGGGTGAACTGTTTGTAAGGGAATACGCGAAACAGAGTGGCCAGGGGAGTGAGATCGAGGACAGGGTGAAACTGATTGAAAGCAGGGTAAGGTATGCCGAAAGATAG
- a CDS encoding metallophosphoesterase family protein — protein MRFLLFSDVHANMPALNSFIDSVEDELDTFDTVYFIGDLVGYYPWPNETVESVKEMSIRAKRFIGVMGNHDYYVVHSTLPLSRFNPAAAEALEYTRTVINEESVRFLQNLPVRHEGGCAALVHGGPADPLFQYLFTVDNSTLSQVNSPFFFYGHTHQPYSAVIGGRLVVNPGSIGQPRDGVPLGSYAVIDVPDDVYHVLVEDWEGLRVKEKMSLLKKVKVKNVRFRFDIDAVETEVRKKGLPIGLAERLRSGS, from the coding sequence ATGCGTTTTCTGCTCTTCTCGGATGTTCATGCGAACATGCCCGCTTTGAACTCCTTTATAGATAGTGTGGAGGATGAACTAGATACATTCGATACCGTTTATTTTATCGGCGATCTCGTAGGTTATTATCCTTGGCCCAACGAAACGGTTGAATCGGTCAAAGAGATGAGCATCCGTGCGAAACGGTTTATCGGTGTGATGGGTAACCATGATTACTACGTCGTTCATTCTACATTACCGTTGTCAAGATTCAATCCTGCCGCTGCCGAAGCTCTGGAATACACCAGAACCGTGATAAACGAAGAAAGTGTACGGTTTTTGCAGAACCTTCCTGTTCGGCACGAGGGCGGCTGCGCCGCCCTCGTGCACGGCGGACCGGCAGACCCGCTGTTTCAGTATCTGTTTACCGTCGATAACTCGACCCTATCACAGGTGAACAGTCCTTTCTTCTTCTACGGTCACACGCATCAGCCTTATTCGGCAGTAATAGGCGGTCGTTTGGTAGTCAACCCAGGGAGCATAGGTCAACCGAGAGACGGTGTACCTTTGGGGTCGTATGCGGTTATCGATGTTCCGGATGATGTGTATCATGTGCTGGTTGAAGATTGGGAAGGTCTGCGTGTTAAAGAGAAGATGTCTCTGCTTAAGAAGGTTAAGGTGAAGAACGTTCGTTTCAGGTTTGATATCGACGCAGTCGAGACAGAGGTTAGGAAGAAAGGCCTGCCTATAGGATTGGCGGAAAGATTGCGTTCAGGGTCCTAA